A window of the Cicer arietinum cultivar CDC Frontier isolate Library 1 chromosome 6, Cicar.CDCFrontier_v2.0, whole genome shotgun sequence genome harbors these coding sequences:
- the LOC101496889 gene encoding S-type anion channel SLAH1-like → MGDIEKQPQNSNIALPIDHHHNLPQTKNQSNFNSQINKKSSLSIILTQIHAGYFRITLSLSSQALLWKILLEPIKDAHFLRRVFTMIPSTAFTLLWSLSLFTLLTLSFLYLLKCLFHFDKVKDEFFNKIGVNYMFAPWISWLILLESSPIVPPSTIHYKILWLFFVVPIVMLDVKIYGQWFTKGKRFLSMVANPTSQMPVIGNLVAAEAAAKMGWKESAICLFSLGIAHYLVLFVTLYQRLPGNNNFPSMLRPVFFLFFATPSIASLAWHSICGYYDSGSKMLFFLSLFLFLSLVSRPLLFKKSMKKFSVAWWAYSFPLTALAIASAQYAHEVKGVMAHAIMLVLSLISVLVCLILMIVSALNIRMPLITRNLDSKHKSNTPTT, encoded by the exons ATGGGTGACATTGAGAAACAAccacaaaattcaaatatagCATTACCAATAGATCATCATCATAATCTTCCACAAACCAAAAACCAATCCAATTTCAACTCTCAAATCAACAAAAAATCTTCACTATCCATCATCCTAACACAAATCCATGCAGGCTATTTTAGAATCACTCTATCTCTCTCAAGTCAAGCTTTATTATGGAAGATCCTACTTGAACCAATCAAAGATGCACATTTTTTAAGACGTGTATTTACAATGATACCCTCAACAGCTTTCACTCTCTTATGGTCACTATCCTTATTCACACTCCTCACACTTTCTTTTCTCTATCTCCTAAAATGTTTATTTCACTTTGATAAAGTCAAAGATGAATTCTTTAACAAAATTggtgtaaactacatgtttgcTCCATGGATTTCATGGCTAATTTTGCTTGAATCTTCACCAATTGTTCCACCTTCAACAATTCATTACAAAATACTTTGGTTGTTTTTTGTTGTTCCTATAGTTATGCTTGATGTTAAAATTTATGGTCAATGGTTTACAAAGGGTAAAAGGTTTTTGTCAATGGTTGCGAACCCGACAAGTCAAATGCCTGTCATTGGTAATTTGGTCGCCGCAGAAGCGGCGGCCAAAATGGGTTGGAAGGAAAGTGCAATATGTTTGTTTTCACTTGGTATTGCACATTATTTGGTGCTTTTTGTGACACTTTATCAAAGATTGCCAGGGAATAATAATTTCCCTTCAATGCTTCGTCCtgttttctttttgttctttGCAACTCCTAGTATAGCTAGCTTGGCTTGGCATTCTATTTGTGGATACTATGATAGTGGTTCTAAGATGCTCTTCTTTCTCTCACTCTTCCTTTTCTTGTCCCtg GTTTCAAGACCTTTGCTATTTAAGAAATCAATGAAGAAATTCAGTGTGGCATGGTGGGCTTATTCATTTCCTCTAACAGCTTTGGCAATAGCTTCAGCACAATATGCACATGAAGTTAAGGGAGTAATGGCTCATGCAATTATGTTAGTATTATCATTAATCTCTGTTTTGGTGTGTCTCATCTTAATGATTGTCTCTGCTCTCAACATTAGAATGCCTTTAATTACTCGCAACCTTGATTCAAAACACAAAAGTAACACTCCAACAACTTGA
- the LOC101497218 gene encoding F-box protein CPR1-like yields the protein MEKFVAATNVKVSNHIPDDLSFFILSKLSIKSLYRFGCVRKAWTLLFENPQFMIMYRYYFLYNNHSYYDGASILLNHCLLPSGEPGEPNELLHSTLYLLSGDRFENRVKLDWPPPFHEDDSYIDILSSVCVNGTLCLTQGSSPYAKCVFWNPTTNEFKVIPPSLFEYVPYHDTMKTFHGFGYDHVRDDYKMIRRLDFFLDGQADVPFDEPIDSASIWEIYSLRSNSWRKLEVDMPFCIMDEGVYMDGFCHWSGIDSFHSLSKVGPCLVSFDLCNEVFLTTPLPSDMVDDYNIWRMVLLNESIAFIINDESTTLHIRILGELGVKESWANVFIVKPLPCAQHLIGVGEKCGIFLRINDEELVWYDMSTQTIEELGMLLYYLI from the exons ATGGAGAAATTTGTTGCTGCCACAAATGTAAAGGTTAGCAACCATATACCCGATGATCTTTCCTTCTTTATTTTGTCTAAATTGTCTATAAAATCTTTGTACCGATTTGGATGTGTACGCAAAGCTTGGACTCTCTTGTTTGAAAACCCTCAATTTATGATAATGTATCGCTACTATTTCCTTTATAATAACCATTCATATTACGATGGTGCTTCTATCCTCCTGAATCATTGTCTACTTCCTTCGGGTGAACCGGGTGAACCGAATGAACTACTCCACTCTACGTTGTATTTACTTTCTGGTGACAGGTTTGAGAATAGGGTCAAATTAGATTGGCCACCTCCATTTCACGAGGATGACagttatattgatattttgagtTCTGTTTGTGTTAACGGGACTCTTTGTCTCACACAAGGGAGCAGCCCGTACGCAAAATGTGTATTTTGGAACCCTACTACAAATGAATTCAAGGTCATTCCACCTAGCCTTTTTGAGTATGTACCTTATCATGACACTATGAAGACCTTTCATGGTTTTGGTTATGACCATGTTAGAGATGACTATAAAATGATTCGACGATTAGATTTCTTTCTTGATGGCCAAGCAGATGTGCCATTTGATGAACCTATAGATTCTGCCTCGATCTGGGAGATATATAGTCTAAGAAGTAACTCTTGGAGGAAACTTGAAGTTGACATGCCTTTTTGTATTATGGATGAGGGAGTGTACATGGATGGATTTTGTCATTGGTCGGGTATAGATAGTTTCCATAGTCTTAGTAAGGTTGGGCCGTGTTTGGTATCATTTGACTTGTGCAATGAAGTGTTCCTTACAACACCTCTTCCCTCAGACATGGTTGACGATTATAATATTTGGCGCATGGTGTTGTTAAATGAATCCATTGCCTTCATAATAAATGATGAATCGACTACTTTGCACATAAGAATATTGGGTGAACTCGGTGTGAAGGAATCATGGGCTAATGTCTTCATTGTCAAGCCCTTACCTTGCGCTCAACATCTTATTGGAGTAGGAGAGAAATGCGGTATATTCTTGAGAATAAATGATGAAGAACTAGTATGGTATGATATGAGTACTCAGACGATTGAGGAGCTTG GAATGTTGTTATATTATCTTATTTGA
- the LOC101488630 gene encoding F-box protein CPR1-like → MKTFHGFGYDHVRDDYKMIRRLDFFLDGQADVPFDEPIDSASIWEIYSLRSNSWRKLDVDMPSCIMDEGVYMDGFCHWSGIDSFHSLSKVGPCLVSFDLCNEVFLTTPLPSDMVDDYNIWRMVLLNGSIALIIYDESTTFHIRILGELGVKESWANVFIVKPLPCAQHLIGVGEKGGIFLRKNDDELVWYDMSTQTIEELGVKISRGYCNIVVYKDNLLPIVGL, encoded by the coding sequence ATGAAGACCTTTCATGGTTTTGGTTATGACCATGTTAGAGATGACTATAAAATGATTCGACGATTAGATTTCTTTCTTGATGGCCAAGCAGATGTGCCATTTGATGAACCTATAGATTCTGCCTCGATCTGGGAGATATATAGTCTAAGAAGTAACTCTTGGAGGAAACTTGATGTTGACATGCCTTCTTGTATTATGGATGAGGGAGTGTACATGGATGGATTTTGTCATTGGTCGGGTATAGATAGTTTCCATAGTCTTAGTAAGGTTGGGCCGTGTTTGGTATCATTTGACTTGTGCAATGAAGTGTTCCTTACAACACCTCTTCCCTCAGACATGGTTGACGATTATAATATTTGGCGCATGGTGTTGTTAAATGGATCCATTGCTCTCATAATATATGATGAATCGACTACTTTTCACATAAGAATATTGGGTGAACTCGGTGTGAAGGAATCGTGGGCTAATGTCTTCATTGTCAAGCCATTACCTTGCGCTCAACATCTTATTGGAGTAGGAGAGAAAGGCGGTATATTCTTGAGaaaaaatgatgatgaactAGTATGGTATGATATGAGTACTCAGACGATTGAGGAGCTTGGTGTTAAAATAAGCCGAGGTTATTGTAACATTGTAGTTTATAAGGACAACCTTCTCCCAATTGTAGGTTTATGA